ccagacgcgcgtttcgtctactaaagactcatcagtgacgctcgaatccaaaaatgttaaaaacgccaaatagttttgtttaactGAAATTCCTCAGAATGTCAtggaaaatactgaaaaataacAGAAATTCTTTATACAACTTGTATTTGTGTTTCTTCTATGCCTGCTGGTAAAGGCAATACTTTTTGGGGTTCCCCATAGTAAAGCATGCGCATTGACTATCATTTACgttaaatttacatagaattcaCGACAGAATAAAGTATTGACATATATTTTACGAAAGAtatatgtcataaaaaaaaagaaacattccaTGCCCTGTGAAACACTAGTATTTTAACACAAATGCTTAATAAACCTGTTTGTGGTTTATTTATGCTTTTTcgtctttttgtcttttgttgttgAAGCAGATCTGTTGAAGTTTAACATATTGTACGAACTTTTCTTTCTATAGGTGATTTCATTCATATGTTTAAGTTCTATAAACGTAGGCGGTAAAAACTaataatataatttacaaaaattatcatCATGACATAAATATGTGTATCAAAGTCTAATCTTAAAATGGGATAGGTTTATCGAATACCTAAATGATTTGACATATGATTGACTGAACCTTAATCTGTACTTTTATCAGATGAATTGCGAAATAGTGAAAACGATCTATATTACTTGAAAGTAGTAGATAAAGAGCAAAAttctttttacttgtatatatatagaaatgtgtgtgtgttcaactcagttattttattgttgttgttacgtTTTTTaatgtcacaagtataatgttacttatataaCGAATAAagattattaattaataaaaaaaaatcaattaacagGTAAAGGGCTTATATCATGGATTCATTTGGTTTTTTAGTTTGCCGGCGTTGGTCCTACcttatattttgtttcaattcacacaaaattctacttttttttaagtaaatttttgTATTGACATTTAATAACCACGTACGTTAGAAAGACCCGCGTTTATCCAACCAATAACGTGACGTTAATTTCCTTTTTGGGTACAAACGGTAAAATTACCCCTAGTCCGATTCTTATATGGAAAATTACATGTGGTTATCATTAAACTTTGATATTAGCAAAAACCTTTGTTCCCTATGATTGATAACAATTAAAAGTGCATATATcgtcattttattacaaaatcgtATAAGAAATAACGAAGGTATAACaattctaaataaataaatttcctATCGttaaataataacaaacaaaatgtGTTCAACAAGGTATCCACTCAACAACTTTTTAAATCTTGGAATCATTtacatataaataatgttttgcATGATAATACGTTCAACCCTGAGTGAAAACCGTAAGCGCACTTTTGCTGGATTTTATTAGTACATACATATCGTTGAGATTTCTTTCATGGTTACAGACAATCCAATCAGTGCAATATAAATTGGGATTTGAGTGTATTAATTATCTTGGTACTGTTGGTACATTTCTTCATGCACATACTGTGCGATTGTATTTTCGTTAAAAGATACAGAACGTTTTAATCAAACTTGcatcatttttttatgtatcatTTTACATACAAATCACCTTCTTTAAGCAATTCCGTACATTCGAATTACACTATTCATCTATCCATTCGTTCGTCGACCCATCATTCAATTTCTTCCTTTCCTTTATCCACTCATCCATCATTCAAGTTATTCCTTTCATTTATCCACTCATCCatcattcaatttatttcattCAGTTATCCATACTTCCATCCTTCAACGTATTCCATTCATTTATCCATCCATAATTCAATTTCTTCTCTAACACTTTTATTTCATTCATCCACCAATTCGCCACGTCAATCAATTAATCATATATCAGCTGTATGCATATATCCATCCACCCGTTTTAATTTCTACACATCAGAACTAAAAAGTTTTTTGACAATTGATTCATCCAGACATTCATATATCCTCGGATGCCAACTTGTTTTCCTTTCCGTCAAAGAGTTTAATTATGAACATACTCAGTCGCATAGTAGTGCTTAAACAAAAAGTGAATGTTTGTTAAGACACTATTCGATGTGAATTACCATTTCTATTTTGCAATGAAGCTATATTTTTAAAGATCGGATTCATGTTCCTTAGATTTAAACAAGTCAAATTCTTCAAATTCAGAGGCTAAATGTTTAACAGTTTTATGTAAAGGATGTTTTATTTCTGAAAGCCTCTGTATTAAACTCTCAAGATCACGCATGCCATCATCCAAGAAGTCAAATTGTGGAACAACACTATACTGTAACGTGTCGTTATGGAAACATGTCATGTAACACGTTCCTAAAATTAACACCAGTGTTGCAACTAACATTAGAACTCCAGCAATAAGTAAACTGTACTTTTCCACTGACATAATGGCAGTCTCAAGTTCTGGAATGAAATAAAGCAAATACCAATAAAATTAAAGTCTGCAATATTCAGTTGCtggctgaactgtgaagtcattattaggttatgtaaactatcctcttttaagagtagactagtctgctgataaccaatctatctgtttgttggactatgctacttcgaaaggaaAGTAGTATACCTTTCCTTATAACAGCTTCACGGTTCCGCCAGcaacaagctaaccaaagatattacctttaccgacacactcaatgcaatcggccgtaaaaaaaatttctttatacatctacatcttgtaaagttttaaaaagttttaatatcTATACATTCTTTTAGTTTAGACCCCAATACAAGTAAATGAAAAGGCAAGTATTTTACAAATCTACTTTAGGACTTGATTGGGTTGCTTTTtatgattaaggtggtacctaacactacagggagataactatgtaaaatcagctaaacgttataattacgttgtgttgttaagtgaatattaagcttctcaatgatcaaaattagtgtttgtcaaactgctataaaaccagtgtaatttttctgaaaaattggttggttaaaaatttttgaaatttttatatttttgttaaagggtcaaagtaaatactttgtcaaaattttatgaaaattaaacgagccaaattaattttagtgaaagtgttgagTACCACCTTAAAATGAATCGTGAgtacatttcaatgacatataaaACTCCAAAACACAGGATCCATACAAAAGAGACACATATTTAGTCATTACATAcggtataaaaaaaactttgaaataatgttaatattttgtattaagtattgattattgataaatatattcaTGTCTTCATTATAAAATCGTAGTAGAAATGACGCATGtaaataacaatatttattatctCCCAgctataaaaagtataaataaaatcTAGTGTTTTTTTGCATTTCACATGATATACAGTTTTGCATAATATTTTTTCCGGGTGGTTTTATTGCCGTATGATTCAATTTTGAATGTCAATATGTAGTAAATAtagaaaacttttgtttttatagatGAAGCATACGTGCAAGCCACTTCACAACGGGAAACAATGCAactaataataatattaaatagtACCTAAGTAAATTGCTCTTGTTTCATCACTTGGTGTTGACGTTGACCATGTTTTGGACAGATGTTGTAAAGTGTCTGTCGCTTCATTGACACAACATTCAGCTACAGGTTtctgataataaaataaaataatattgctttatcataaaacatgtttgattttatatttatctttttaaaaggtGGGTATTTTTTTCGAAGTATTGTTTCTTTTACGGAACATGTAATTTTACACTGTCAAAAACAACATGCCAGCGTAGCCATTTTGTAGCATGGTTTAAATAGATTTTAACCTGTATTTAGGAAAGACAAGTGCGAGGATACCAAAAATGATATGATTAAAGGTCAATAGATCTAAAACCACATTCTTGCCATTTAATAAAATAGTTTTTAAAGATACATAAGTTTATAGTTAAGGTAATCATAATGCGAGCCAATGTGTACTTTTCAGACATTTAGTAATCAACAAACTATTGATATAACCTGCATATATGTCTTATGTGCACATTGATAGTCATTCAACCGAAACTGAACTATCATTCAAACATTTGTTGGTGACATTTCATCATACTTGTGCAAATACATACCGCTTTGATGTTGATAAAGCTTAAAAACTGGATAAATAATAATGTCCACATTTGTTTAAATGacaaatgatgaaattaaaaatccAATGTCCATTTGACTAAATTACAAATTATGAAATTCAAAATCCAATGTCTGACACGTAGCTACGCATAAGtaatatttcagtttttttcaAGCTAACAATGAATGCATATCACTATGAATGATACATACAACATCTGTTGCATCTCATTTTGATCAATATTATGCCAATTCATATTACATGTTTGTATCATGAATTGATGAAAGTTTAGCATaattaaatcaatcaatcaatcaatcaatcaatcaatcagtcatacatcattttttaaaattaatcataCGTTTAGTTTGTTTCTATGAATAATTAAGAGAAAACAGTAATTTGTTTTAACTTTACTATCTTATTATAATGTAAAGGATAGAagaaattcaatgaattttagTTATTATCATACCCTTGAATTAAATGAGTAGATGAAAATATAGATATGCAGTAGTATGATAGTGCTAGGAGATTCTCATTATGATCAAGTTCACGTTTAAAGGGGTATTAGCTgttaaattcatgttcaccgatttgacaaaaaaatcatatttgatttataacatactagtaataacaaaaaagtcaaaaagaaaTGTCAACACTGCATGGACTTGTTATACGATATTAGCACATAGAGATATAGCATGTATATCAGAATAGACGTCATCTAATTAACCATCGATATGACATTCGACTACTAACCATATGCCCCGGTATAAATAGACAGACAATCACGTGCAATCGTTTGATGacgatttttctaggtctgtttgatttatattatgtagatttaaaaaaaaatgaaatgaccGTTTtagaggggggcaaggggtttaactgttatgctgttatggggcattttaattctttgttatctgttattctgaaaatatatttactgttagctgttattgtcttattctttgttatctgttataggactattatctattttgttatctgttattgtgagaatctatttgctgttaactgttattgaaaattggaatgttagcattttgacagccaatcttccgtcgaaattgaagataattgaaaattgtgatttgaatggataatagtctcattggcacgcttacCGCATCTTTTAACAGTGTatatctattggggtctttctactggtaatatcgggtggacctgtatttgcagaagaatttcagtaacatacatcacataaacatataaaatcaattggacccaggaccattccagtatatattattattatcctttgtaataaattccattgtctgtgaacatgtagcagtttgtaaaaattataattcacttattacttgtacaataacttatagtatggattttgttatataaaagGCATTGGTACTccctatagatttttttattcaatgaccacataataatctttatgttgtactattGTCCCTGATTTGGGGAGGATTggacaccaactagcatgctaAAGTTGAcgcagtcacattctgtatgtgcctatttccaagtcaggatctcgagcctggattcagtggttgtagtttgttactgtgttactaagtttctcgttcactattttgtggataaattaggcagttagttttctcctttgaattgttttacattactaagtggtgtgggtttgaattatggctttgggaattatacatctttttcttttagcatttatattataagtgctactccctctcttttcatttacatgaaagagaaTCATGATcaccatatttttaaaagctttttagctgcttcacatggcgaaaattgaagctcagaaaccattgatgcaaatacagatgtgtcttcagtttaatttttcgacaAATACCCTTTTTAAAATCCTTCAGCTTCTCCATTGCTGTACCCAAATTTTTCatatattataatttcacataagataCATGATTGGTTtttcacttggtgtcatccaaaCTTTTACTAGgtccaatttctattatactatcataattgtcacttgagtcaatttctattatcagaataACCACAACTGGCATGCGTGTTtcagttacatgtcctgtctccactgatcttggtatttttgtattttataagtaagttttatcatgaggtcattaaataaaaaaaatatattgtgcatcaatgttttttttattacttgtaaagtatatatattgcttttcagaaaaaaaataatcttaaaatcaaattgataataaagtgtcactggctgcactattttcaaaaattaaataaaaaaatctaaatcattaaaaattgatccctcaaatgccctagattaaaaatatccctatatcaacaacagaaactagtaatttcgttcagaaaaattcaacatccaAGTTAcggaaaaaaaatcaaccaaggcaaaactgcctcaacggccgaaacgtcttgtttGCACAaattttctaggtccataccacaagttatatactaagatctacgagtcatctactggattggtctttgacagatttattttcatatttcattactgttatctgttattatcccttttcaattccttgttatctgtttttcaccaaatcaattcactgttttgctgttatggggaccccccttgcccccccctcgTTTTAGCAGCTGTAAAAGGATAATGTTCGTGGGCCAATTCAGTCAACGCAATTCTCccttgtttgatttttaaatgttgtcaagtcttttttatataacaatgaGCAGATTGCATAGGGTATTGCCAAGGAATGAATATATTATTATCCGCAAAGAGTTCAAATAACATCCTTTGAACATGCTTAACTCTTGTCCAGCTAGAGCCAACTAAAAGGTCTAAATACAAACGACCAAAGGAGGCTTTTCCTTTTTCACAttgtttcttgtaaaataaaCCTACGCCAGTTTATTTGTTTATCAATATCTTAAAACTTCATATATAAATGTTTTCCAGGTTATTTACTTTAAATATAACATAGCCAAGTGAGGCTTCCGGCAGTTGTTTAtacataatgtttttaatttgtaattCAGTTTAGATTAGGCGTTTACGAGAATGACTAAAATACGCACATTTTTTTCACTTCCGAGTTTTTAAAATTCCCTCTGCCTAGAAAAAACCACACAACAGTTCAAtcttttcattaaatttttctcTTTCCTTTTTTAGTTCTCAACTTCCTGGTCTGATTTATTTGTTCAgttgtgtgtatttaattttGTGTCTCTGACCTTCCCCTTCTTATAacgtttgtcttttcattttggTCTTACTGAATATCAGTCAGAAAATACTTGGCATTTCAAATTGTCTACATGTATACGATGGTAGGATATGGTTGTGTTGCTTAAGATCGTTTACAATTTCCCTTATATAAAAAGAACTAGAAATTAAGATGTTCTGTATTGTTTACTGATTTATAAGTCTTGTCCATTTTGTACTTTGAGATAATTAGTTACGACACTCTGCCTGTTAttcaatcaattttattttaatcatcaattgaaattgaaatgtataAAGACACCATCATGatttgattgaccgttatggtcGGAATGTCTGGCAAAcagatcagtggcggatccaaagggggggttccgagggttggaaccccccttttttggacgatcaatgcatttgaatgggagcatatagttggaaccccccccccccctttactctgggttgggaaccccctttttaaaatggctggatccgccactgcagatGATCACGGATACATTCATATTTTCGTAGCCGCAGCCTAACCTGTTTTCTCCTATTGTGTCATCACCAAATTATTCCATGCCTTGAGCAACATGACGAGTGCCACTATAGTGGAGCAGGATTTTGCTTCTATTCAGGACCACCTGAGAACACTTCCTATTTTCGGTAGAACTCGTGTTGTTCAGTTGTTTATTTTCTGTGATGTGTTTGAAGGCATACACGTATGCTTGTttgcttgtttatttttttccgtCTTTTACCTTGGTCATGTTATTTGCTGATTTTCAGCCTTCAACTTATGGTTTTGAACTTTTCAATTGTCACTTTGGTTTTTTCTGACACCGTTTTTAACATGCACGTAATTTAAgagttaaatatttttattgagttttcatttcttttttttaaatgtaaatacacCTGCATTGTATTATCCTTTGATCTATTTATACACATAATATGGTCAATGAGCCAAGATATTTATTAGCCGTTTTTTTCAATCCCATTATTTATTGCATCGACACTGACCTTAATTCTAGTAGAGTTAAGGTATCCTTGAAGTATTGATTAAATGATTGTTGTTTGAacaactttttataat
This sequence is a window from Mytilus edulis chromosome 1, xbMytEdul2.2, whole genome shotgun sequence. Protein-coding genes within it:
- the LOC139483580 gene encoding uncharacterized protein isoform X2; this encodes MWTLLFIQFLSFINIKAKPVAECCVNEATDTLQHLSKTWSTSTPSDETRAIYLELETAIMSVEKYSLLIAGVLMLVATLVLILGTCYMTCFHNDTLQYSVVPQFDFLDDGMRDLESLIQRLSEIKHPLHKTVKHLASEFEEFDLFKSKEHESDL
- the LOC139483580 gene encoding uncharacterized protein isoform X1, whose product is MDKSECIANTVCCLSRNFWENLKPVAECCVNEATDTLQHLSKTWSTSTPSDETRAIYLELETAIMSVEKYSLLIAGVLMLVATLVLILGTCYMTCFHNDTLQYSVVPQFDFLDDGMRDLESLIQRLSEIKHPLHKTVKHLASEFEEFDLFKSKEHESDL